Below is a genomic region from Dehalococcoidia bacterium.
AACCGCGACCAGACATCGGTATCGTCTGTGGCCGCCTCGATTTCGATCGGGTACTGCGCTGACCGCGCTCGGGCGACAAAGCGGGAGCTCTGCCATTCAGCGGGGGCGATCCGGCCGAGGATCGGCCCGTCAACGAGCGCCACTTGCAGCGTGCCGCGCCGCCCCACGAGGTTCCCTTCGATCCGCTCGAGGAACTCTTCTGCTTCGATGCGGCCGACAAGCCCGCCGTTCTGGAGGCGAACGTGGACGATCAGGCTGCTCTCGCCGCTGGTTGAGGAGGTGAGCCAGCCGATATACACTCCCTCCAGAGGAGCGGGCCCGGCGGGCGCGCGGGTCACGAGGGCTGTCGGGCCAGTGTTGCTGCAATAGACGAGGGAGTCGCTCGAGAGAAGCCCGATGCCGCCGAGCCGCGTCGACCGCGCTGTCGCTTCTGCTAGCCGAGCGATCACCTCAGGAGTGCACGGCTGGCCGACGAGAACAGCATGGTCGCGGAGTTCGGCCGCCGACCGTTCGATCAGCCGGTCGCTCTCGACGAGGGCGTTCGCGACGGCGCGCGCGAGGTCGCGATGAACCTGGTCGATGAGAAACCAGGCGACAAGGAGCAGGACGAGTACGGACGGTACTGTCGCTAAGAGGATGAGACCGAGGACCGCGAGCCCACGCTTCACTACCTCTATCCTCGACATGGCGCAAGCGCTTCTATAGGGTACGAGGTTGACGGGAGCGGTACAATGCCACCGAAGGCGGATCTGAGGTGCGACTCCCACAGCAACCCGCAACCATGGTCTTCATCCTGAGCCTGGTGCCGCCCGCCTCGAGGGTTAACTGATGAATGCCGGTCGCCCGAAGAAGGAACAAGGACTGTTTGATCCGGGCAGCCGAGAGCCGCGCTTCATTCTGTACATTTTTCTCCTCTTGGCCGCGATCGTCTTTCTCCCCGGGGTGAATGAGAACCGGCCTCTCGTGCTCGCGGCCCTCCTGATCGGCGGTCCGGCGATCGCGTACCTTTCCCTTCGAACGTGGCGTTCGCGAGAGTCGCTCGCGGGAACGCCTCGACTGATCGTTGAGACGGGCGTTGTGTTCGGCGTGCTGCTGTTCTTCCTCGCGCTCCTCGACCTGCTCGGGATACGCCGTTTTGGCGGGTGAGGGCAGCCGATGGAGAGAAAGATGTCGATCCTGCAACTGCGTGAACGGCCAACGTTGCGCCGTCCGATCCTGATCGCGGGATTTGGCGGCTGGGGTGATGCCGGAAGCGGCGCAACGAGCGCAATTGCGTACTTGCTTGAAGATGTCGAGCCGGAGCCATTCGCGTGGCTGGACCCGGAGGCGTGCTTCGACTTTACGGTGCAGCGGCCGATCACGACGCGCACCCCGAACGGCCGCTGGACGCTCACCTACCCGCGCGTTCAGTTCTATGGGCTGTACCGCCCGAACCACGAGCGCGATCTCGTGCTCCTGACTGGGCCGGAACCGCACATGAACTGGCTGACCCTCACGCGGGTGATCGCCGAATTTACGCGCGACCTGGGGGTGGAAGTGGCGATGACGATGGGCGTCTTTCTCGGGTCGGTCTCGCATCGCACGGTCTCGCTCGTTCGGCGCACGCTCGACCCGGAACTGGAGCGCCGGCTGGGCCAGGTGGGCGCGGTCGATACGGGGTATCAGGGACCGACAGGCTTTGTCACCGCCCTGGTTCATGCCTGGACCGAAATCGGGCTGCCCGCCGCCAGTGTCTGGGCGGCGGCTCCGGTCTACCTGCGCGCGGTCAATCCTGCGGTGGCGGCCGCCCTCTTGGGCGCGATCGAAGCGGTGACGGGAGTGCCGCTCGACCTGGGCCCCTTACGCGATCGCGCCGAGGCCTTTATTCGCGAGGTCGACGCCATGCTGGCCTCAAATCCTGAGCTCGCCAATCAGCTCCGCCAGATGATCGATCTCGGCCCGGAGCCGGCGGGGCCGGAGCCGCCTCCGCCCGGTGAGCTGCCGTCCGGGCAGTCGTTGGTGGAGGAGCTTGAGCGGTTTCTCCGCGAGCGGCGGCGGGATGGCGACAGCGAATAGGGCGGCGACTGTCTTGCTCGCCCTAAGAGACGGGGCGTAGAATTTTCACAAAAGGCGGACACGTCCACCCGAACCGCGGAGGCCCCGAATGGAAAAGGGGAGCTGGGCTGTTAAGACCGGCCTTGCCCAGATGCTCAAAGGGGGCGTGATCATGGATGTGGTCACGCCAGAGCAGGCGAAGATCGCTGAAGAGGCGGGCGCCTGCGCTGTGATGGCGCTGGAGCGCGTACCGGCTGACATTCGGGCGGCCGGCGGCGTTGCCCGGATGGCTGACCCGGCGCTCATCCTGCAGATCATGGACGCGGTCTCAATCCCGGTCATGGCGAAATGCCGGATTGGGCACTTCGTCGAGGCCCAGATCCTCGAAGCGATCGGCATCGACTACATCGACGAGTCCGAGGTGCTGACGCCCGCCGACGAGCAGTTTCACGTCAATAAGCACAACTTCAAAGTGCCGTTCGTGTGCGGGGCGCGCGATCTCGGTGAGGCGCTGCGGCGGATCGGCGAAGGTGCGGCGATGATCCGCACCAAGGGAGAGGCAGGAACTGGCAACGTCGTCGAAGCAGTCCGGCATATGCGCCAAATCATGGCGGATATCCGCCGCATCCAGAGCATGAGCGAGGACGAACTGTTTGCCGAAGCGAAGCGATTGGGCGCCTCCTATGAACTGCTGCTCCAAGTGCGCCAGCAAGGACGGCTGCCGGTGGTGAACTTTGCGGCGGGGGGGATCGCCACGCCGGCAGACGCCGCTCTGATGATGCAACTGGGCGCTGACGGGGTCTTTGTGGGGTCGGGGATCTTCAAGTCGAGCGACCCGGCGCGACGGGCGAAGGCGATCGTTCAGGCAACGACCCATTACAACAATCCTGAGATCCTCGCGGAGGTCTCGCGCAATCTTGGCGATGCCATGCCCGGGGTCGAGATCTCTCGGCTGGCGCCGGAGCAGCTGATGGCCGGTCGGGGTTGGTAACGAAGGTCGGAGTGCTCGCCCTGCAGGGCGACTTCGCGGAACATGAGGCGGCGCTGCGCCGGATCGGCGTCGTCGCCCAGCAAGTTCGCCTGCCTGCCGATTTGGCGGGGCTCGACGGCCTGATCATCCCGGGCGGCGAAAGCACCACCATCGGGACGCTCATGGTGCGCTTTGGGCTCTTTGATCCCCTCGTCGAGCGCGCGCGGTCGGGCTTCCCGATTTGGGGAACGTGCGCGGGAATGATCGTGCTGGCGAAACGGATTGAGGGCAGCATGCAGCCGACCCTCGGCGTGATGGACATTACCGTTCGGCGCAATGCCTTTGGTCGCCAGATCGACTCGTTCGAGACCGACCTCGAGATCGCTGGGCTTGAGCAGCCGTACCACGCGGTGTTTATTCGGGCGCCGCTCATCACCGAAGTTGGGCCAGCCGCGAAGGCGATTGCCACCCTTCCCGACGGCAGGGTTGTCGCCGCCGAGCAAGGGAACTTGCTCGCCACGGCATTCCATCCCGAGTTGACGGCGGACGATCGGATGCACCAGCTCTTCGTTCAGCGGATACGCGAGGGCGCTGGAGCGCGATGATCCGCTCGATCCGGCCGACCGATCTCCCGCGTCTTGCCGCACTCAATCGGCGCGGGCTTGTCAACGAAGCGTACACGCGCCGCGACCTTACCCGGTCCCGCCAGACCCTCTCGCTCGGCCTGATCTTGGAGCACTGGCTTGCGCTTGAGGAGAACCGGCAGACGTGGATCAACGTCGAACGGCGAAAGATTGACGGGCTGATCTCGGCGCGCCACGAAGGGTTCGCCTGGGAGATCGACCGGCTGGTTGTCGAGCCTGATGCCGATCCGCGCGTCGTGCAGCGCCTGCTCAGCTACCTTGCAGCGGTGGGAGGCGAGGTCGGGGTCCAGAAGCTGTATCTCCGGCTGCAGGCCTCGAGCGACCTTGTGGACCTGGCGCGCAATGCGGGGTTCCTCCTGTTCAGCGGGGAGACCCTCTACGCCCGGTCGATACCGTACGAGGCACCGCGCCTGCCGTGGCCGGCTGGGCTGCGGCCAAAGCTGAGCAGTGATGCGCAGGCTTTGTTTCAGTTGTACTGCGCTTCTGTGCCGCTTCAAGTGCGGCAAGCGGAAGCAATGACCTTGAGTGAGTGGCAGCAGCTTCGTGCGCGCGGCCGGCCGACCCTCGGTCGGCGCGAGCTGGTCTATGAGCGCAGCGGGGAGCTGGTCGGCTGGCTCCAGACAGAGGTGCGCGGCCGCGCGCTCTCCCTCGAGCTGCTCGCGCACCCCGATCATGCCGACGTCGTCGACCTGCTGCTCGACGTCGGCCTTGTTCAGCATGGCGGCCGAGCGCCGGTCTACTGCCTCGTGGCCGACCACGAGGAGCGGCTCGCGCGCGCGCTCGCCAAACGTGGGTTTCAGCCGGAGGCATCGTTTTGCGCCCTCGTGAAGCAGTTGAGCGTTCGCGTCAAGCAACCACGTTTAGTGCCAGTTCCGGGGTAGTCCCGCTGGCAGGTCCTCCTCGTCGCGCGCGACAACAGGTCGTCACAGACGACCTTGACGCCCTGCTCGATACCCTGCCCGCCTCGATCGCGGACCCGGTTCGGCGGCGTGATGATCGAAGCGAGTTGCTGGAGATCATCCTCGACCTCGGACGGCTTCCCGAAGCGCGCTTCGCCGACCGAGACATCATTCTTCGGGAAACGCCCGTGACGGCGGAAGATATCGACTACGTCGTGCGGCATATCGGCGAGTTTGGGGAGGACAACCGCGCCGGGATCGAGCGCACGCTCCATCGGATCTCCGCAATCCGCAATCGCAAGGGGGCGATCATCGGGCTCACCCTCCGGATCGGGCGCGCCGTGTTCGGAACGATCGACATCATCCGCGATATCGTCGAGTCAGGGCGCAATATCCTGCTGCTCGGACGGCCAGGGGTCGGCAAAACGACAATGCTGCGCGAGATCGCGCGCGTCCTTTCGGAAGAGTTCAACAAGCGGGTGATTGTCGTCGACACCTCTAACGAGATCGCGGGTGATGGGGATATCCCGCATCCGGCTATCGGTCGTGCCCGCCGGATGCAGGTGCCCTCGCCGAGCCGACAGCATGCCGTGATGATCGAGGCGGTCGAGAATCACATGCCGGAAGTGATCATCATCGACGAGATCGGCACCGAACTCGAAGCCGAGGCGGCGCGCACAATCGCGGAGCGCGGCGTTCAGCTAGTCGGCACGGCGCATGGCAACACCCTCGAAAACCTCATGCTGAATCCGACCCTCTCCGACCTCGTGGGAGGCATTCAGACCGTCACGTTGTCGGATGAAGAGGCCCGCCGGCGCGGCACCCAAAAATCGGTTCTCGAGCGGAAAGCCCCGCCGACGTTCGATGTACTCGTGGAAATCCGCGGCTATCAGCATGTCTCGATCCACATGGATGTCGCGGAGACGGTTGACGAGATTTTGCGCACTGGCGTTGCGCGTGCCGAAGTGCGCGAAATCGATGAGCAGGGCGAACTGCGGCGGCGGCTTGAGCCACGCCAGACCGGGCGGACGGATGTGAGCGCGGTTCCGCTCACGGGCCGGGCGCTTGACCGCGGTACCATGCGGTT
It encodes:
- the pdxS gene encoding pyridoxal 5'-phosphate synthase lyase subunit PdxS — protein: MEKGSWAVKTGLAQMLKGGVIMDVVTPEQAKIAEEAGACAVMALERVPADIRAAGGVARMADPALILQIMDAVSIPVMAKCRIGHFVEAQILEAIGIDYIDESEVLTPADEQFHVNKHNFKVPFVCGARDLGEALRRIGEGAAMIRTKGEAGTGNVVEAVRHMRQIMADIRRIQSMSEDELFAEAKRLGASYELLLQVRQQGRLPVVNFAAGGIATPADAALMMQLGADGVFVGSGIFKSSDPARRAKAIVQATTHYNNPEILAEVSRNLGDAMPGVEISRLAPEQLMAGRGW
- the pdxT gene encoding pyridoxal 5'-phosphate synthase glutaminase subunit PdxT; protein product: MVTKVGVLALQGDFAEHEAALRRIGVVAQQVRLPADLAGLDGLIIPGGESTTIGTLMVRFGLFDPLVERARSGFPIWGTCAGMIVLAKRIEGSMQPTLGVMDITVRRNAFGRQIDSFETDLEIAGLEQPYHAVFIRAPLITEVGPAAKAIATLPDGRVVAAEQGNLLATAFHPELTADDRMHQLFVQRIREGAGAR
- a CDS encoding PAC2 family protein — protein: MSILQLRERPTLRRPILIAGFGGWGDAGSGATSAIAYLLEDVEPEPFAWLDPEACFDFTVQRPITTRTPNGRWTLTYPRVQFYGLYRPNHERDLVLLTGPEPHMNWLTLTRVIAEFTRDLGVEVAMTMGVFLGSVSHRTVSLVRRTLDPELERRLGQVGAVDTGYQGPTGFVTALVHAWTEIGLPAASVWAAAPVYLRAVNPAVAAALLGAIEAVTGVPLDLGPLRDRAEAFIREVDAMLASNPELANQLRQMIDLGPEPAGPEPPPPGELPSGQSLVEELERFLRERRRDGDSE
- a CDS encoding AAA family ATPase; this encodes MAGPPRRARQQVVTDDLDALLDTLPASIADPVRRRDDRSELLEIILDLGRLPEARFADRDIILRETPVTAEDIDYVVRHIGEFGEDNRAGIERTLHRISAIRNRKGAIIGLTLRIGRAVFGTIDIIRDIVESGRNILLLGRPGVGKTTMLREIARVLSEEFNKRVIVVDTSNEIAGDGDIPHPAIGRARRMQVPSPSRQHAVMIEAVENHMPEVIIIDEIGTELEAEAARTIAERGVQLVGTAHGNTLENLMLNPTLSDLVGGIQTVTLSDEEARRRGTQKSVLERKAPPTFDVLVEIRGYQHVSIHMDVAETVDEILRTGVARAEVREIDEQGELRRRLEPRQTGRTDVSAVPLTGRALDRGTMRFERSGDRGERLDAAVEPPPRAFSILRPRRIYPFGISRSRLERAIREMQVPASIVDTIDHADVVMTLKSYYRQRNPGLREAEVRGIPVFVLKQNTVLQMEQSLGHMFDIGATEGDPVAAALREAEDAIDEVLRTDRPVELSPQNAFIRRLQHELAERYQIQSESTGREPNRRVRLFRQASGT